The Variovorax paradoxus genome window below encodes:
- a CDS encoding SGNH/GDSL hydrolase family protein, translating into MKPISICLAFAAGALCISNSSAGKEIAGLKNKCSVTLEGDSIMWGGFVPGPRLSEPPAAILKRMRPAYTVVDNSVNSSTAAQRAKTFPGSPRTTRFVVLQHGVNDALLGSDLATPLYEMAEISKREGRIPIITGLSRQIRKIKQIAYYDLVTQQVAIASNSLFANWRSVEYSPADMADEMHPGQAYANRLMERLVAVLDQAAPECVSPELKEAAPGP; encoded by the coding sequence GTGAAACCTATTTCCATTTGCCTCGCATTTGCCGCCGGGGCGCTTTGCATTTCAAATTCATCCGCCGGCAAGGAAATTGCTGGATTGAAAAATAAATGCTCGGTTACATTGGAAGGGGACTCGATCATGTGGGGCGGTTTTGTTCCAGGGCCTCGATTGTCCGAGCCGCCTGCCGCAATTCTCAAGCGTATGAGACCGGCCTATACGGTTGTCGATAATTCGGTCAACAGCTCCACCGCCGCTCAGCGCGCGAAAACTTTTCCCGGAAGCCCGCGAACGACCAGATTCGTCGTCTTGCAGCATGGCGTCAACGATGCTTTGCTGGGCTCCGACCTCGCCACGCCGCTGTACGAAATGGCCGAGATTTCGAAAAGAGAAGGCCGGATACCGATCATTACCGGACTGTCCCGCCAGATCCGAAAAATCAAGCAGATCGCTTATTACGACCTGGTGACGCAGCAGGTCGCTATCGCCTCCAATTCTCTTTTCGCCAATTGGCGGTCTGTCGAATACAGCCCCGCGGACATGGCCGATGAAATGCATCCTGGCCAGGCCTATGCCAACCGGCTTATGGAGCGCCTGGTTGCCGTGCTCGACCAGGCAGCCCCTGAGTGCGTCTCGCCGGAATTGAAAGAGGCCGCTCCTGGTCCTTAA